From the Scophthalmus maximus strain ysfricsl-2021 chromosome 11, ASM2237912v1, whole genome shotgun sequence genome, one window contains:
- the zgc:101731 gene encoding SNARE_SNAP25N and SNARE_SNAP23C domain-containing protein isoform X2 — MASDPPVLTEQQELQRRANQVTDESLESTRRMMQLVEESKDAGIRALVMLDEQGEQLERIEEGLDQINSDMREAEKNLTDLGKCCGLCSCDKLKAFEESGAYKAVWGGASGQDGVVSNQPPSSRVVDEREQMIMSGGYIRRVTDDAREDEMEENLAHVGSIVGNLKSMALDMGNEINSQNDQIDRIEGKAILNVSRIDAANQKANNLMKR; from the exons ATGGCATCAGACCCGCCCGTCttgacagagcagcaggagctgcagaggagagccAATCAGGTCACAGATGAG TCTCTGGAAAGCACGAGGCGGATGatgcagctggtggaggag AGTAAAGACGCCGGGATCAGAGCTTTGGTGATGCTCGATGAACAAGGAG AGCAGTTGGAGCGAATAGAGGAAGGTTTGGATCAGATCAACTCTGATATGAGGGAGGCCGAGAAAAACCTGACGGACCTGGGAAAGTGCTGCGGCCTCTGCTCCTGTGATAA ACTCAAGGCCTTCGAGGAGAGCGGGGCCTACAAGGCGGTGTGGGGCGGAGCCTCCGGTCAGGACGGCGTCGTGTCCAATCAGCCGCCGTCGTCGCGCGTCGTCGACGAGCGGGAGCAGATGATCATGAGCGGAGGATACATACGGAG GGTGACCGACGACGCCCGCGAGGACGAGATGGAGGAGAACCTGGCTCACGTCGGGAGCATCGTGGGGAACCTGAAGAGCATGGCCCTGGACATGGGCAACGAGATCAACTCGCAGAACGACCAGATCGACCGCATCGAGGGCAAG GCCATCCTCAACGTGTCCCGCATCGACGCCGCCAACCAGAAAGCGAATAACCTCATGAAACGATAG
- the zgc:113149 gene encoding flocculation protein FLO11, which yields MSATWREDDEEFRVGGVKGGGGLRSKPRFSYTEVKMLLEAVKRNRFIILRKFNQGVSAETKKQTWTEITNQINGLGENHREVRQIMKKWADLKCDGKRRIAALRGPNGSNMRKKNLGAVEKMVHKILMMSPRAGGDSDLELGEDDDLSNLYAKGLPPPTPTPYSYLSLTDNPHSLELSPLSSPEKEHGGDPFHSSSDFDLELGDDGERTMDLEENDDSLFSSVPSALPPLPPPPPPPASASLDPLPDDVLLRVKPVFTYSRNNSQNNNHIQNHNYSRPTPGPSTSSGFPSGSDPEASASSLPAPPPTSSSTANDSSSHPAPSSSSAPPPPPASSSSSGAPVTAAPSSSAGPRQPPPSPPSTRPSNPADPLPAGASSHRSRDTVSQVASQSLQQQRASRMLLTSVSRSLETLAQSVQLLVESQQEFVQESLLLQRETVDILRDFSGTALTMLRDKANSGHHHPPPSHF from the exons ATGTCGGCCACGTGGCGCGAAGACGATGAAGAGTTCAGGGTGGGAGGAGTCAAAGGAGGAGGCGGGCTGAGGTCCAAACCGAGGTTCTCGTACACCGAGGTCAAGATGCTGCTGGAGGCGGTGAAGAGGAACCGATTTATCATCCTCC GAAAGTTCAACCAAGGCGTGTCGGCAGAGACCAAGAAACAGACCTGGACCGAAATCACCAACCAGATCAACGGACTGGGAGAGAACCACCGAGAG gtGCGTCAGATCATGAAGAAGTGGGCCGACCTCAAGTGTGACGGGAAGCGGCGCATCGCGGCGCTGCGGGGCCCCAATGGCAGCAACATGAGGAAGAAGAACCTGGGCGCCGTGGAGAAGATGGTCCACAAGATCCTGATGATGAGTCCGAGAGCAg GCGGCGACAGCGACCTGGAGCTCGGCGAAGATGATGATCTGTCAAACCTGTACGCGAAGGGCCTgccgccccccaccccaacGCCCTACTCCTACCTCAGCCTGACGGACAACCCCCATTCGCTGGAGCTGTCACCTCTCTCGTCACCGGAGAAAGAGCACGGCG GAGATCCTTTTCATTCGTCCTCTGACTTTGACCTGGAGCTCGGAGACGACGGAG AACGAACCATGGACCTGGAGGAGAACGACGACTCCCTGTTCTCCTCGGTTCCctccgctcttcctcctcttcctcctcctcctcctccgcccgccTCCGCCTCCCTGGACCCGCTGCCCGACGACGTCCTGCTGAGGGTCAAGCCGGTTTTCACCTACTCCCGAAACAACAGCCAGAACAACAACCACATCCAGAACCACAACTACTCCAGACCCACACCCggaccctccacctcctctggtTTCCCCTCAGGGTCGGACCCAGaggcctccgcctcctccctccctgctcctcctcccacctcctcctctacaGCCAATGACTCTTCCTCTCACCCCgcgccctcttcctcctcggccccgcctcctcctcccgcctcctcctcctcctccggcgcTCCCGTGACCGCCGCCCCCTCGTCTTCAGCCGGCCCTCGTCAaccgcctccctcccccccgtcCACTCGGCCCTCCAACCCGGCGGACCCCCTCCCGGCCGGCGCCTCCTCCCACAGGTCCCGGGACACGGTGTCCCAGGTGGCGTCCCagagcctgcagcagcagcgggccaGCCGGATGCTGCTGACCTCGGTGTCCCGGTCTCTGGAGACGCTGGCCCAGTCCGtccagctgctggtggagagTCAGCAGGAGTTCGTGCAGgagtcgctgctgctgcagcgagaGACGGTCGACATCCTCCGGGACTTCTCCGGCACGGCGCTGACGATGCTGCGGGACAAGGCCAACAGTGGCCACCACCACCCGCCGCCCTCGCACTTCTGA
- the LOC118299567 gene encoding scavenger receptor cysteine-rich type 1 protein M130-like: MDHRALVVLLSLWSSGFWAGDTDGAEVKLSDGVTLEEGESRCAGRLEIEHQRLSTPEEELTAVDETCRQLDCGSAVSWQKSRTSMRHPLFVDITCSESVRLNGTNRCSGRLEVKSDESWSSVCEGEFDQQVAEVVCRELDCGAPSVLQGALYGEVEAPVWSREFQCEGNESHLLECHRSTCSSGRALGLTCSDHDDVRLVGGASHCSGELQVKHDGVWRGLDSINWNVKTPNIICLHLDCGSSVSPRMTKYSSLCPVWRIDSSCVQSTDQLRECLTTGSTWSPYSWFITCSESVRLNGTNRCSGRLEVKSDESWSSVCEGEFDQQVAEVVCRELDCGAPSVLQGALYGEVEAPVWSREFQCEGNESHLLECHRSTCSSGRALGLTCSDHDDVRLVGGASHCSGDLEMNHQREWRPVAVWGGWNQMLADKVCTHLDCGSVVSTNVTNDSPGRSEWMIHYNCVQSKSALRECVMLTDDDETNKGIRVICSESVRLNGTNRCSGRLEVKSDESWSSVCEGEFDQQVAEVVCRELDCGAPSVLQGALYGEVEAPVWSREFQCEGNESHLLECHRSTCSSGRALGLTCSGPRRVRLVGGASRCAGELEMNHQREWRPVTVGVGWNQISVDKVCTHLDCGSAVSTKVTDNSPYRPVWWIDNDCVQSESALRECVKLSDLYKTKKGHEVICSGLLVQPNVSVSPIVGVSGAEQQGYHVLLGSSFTVTCSTEPQYQGGSFHLLFTTSDTAHNYTLPAVNHSAHFLFPAARSAHRGDYTCVYHAYVFSYNFSSESRPLHVIVSASVTDLIIRCVVVLLLLTVSTLILYFHFKAEGRRRRQRPETRQRPRRSTAASRVNVE; this comes from the exons ATGGATCACAGAGCGCTGGTCGTGTTACTGTCTCTCTGGAGCTCAG gaTTCTGGGCTGGAGACACAGACGGTGCAGAAG TGAAACTGTCTGATGGCGTCACgttggaggaaggagagagtcGCTGTGCTGGTAGATTGGAGATAGAACACCAGCGACTCTCCACGCCAGAGGAGGAACTGACAGCAGTAGATGAGACGTGCAGGCAGCTCGACTGTGGATCTGCTGTTTCATGGCAAAAAAGTCGAACCAGTATGAGACATCCTTTATTTGTAGACATCACATGTTCAG AGTCCGTCAGGCTGAACGGGACCAACCGGTGCTCAGGCCGACTGGAGGTGAAGTCCGACGAGTCGTGGTCATCGGTGTGTGAAGGGGAGTTTGACCAGCAGGTTGCAGAGGTGGTCTGCAGGGAGCTGGACTGTGGGGCTCCTTCAGTCCTCCAGGGGGCGCTCTATGGAGAAGTGGAGGCTCCAGTGTGGAGCAGAGAGTTCCAGTGTGAAGGAAATGAGTCTCATCTCCTGGAGTGTCACAGATCAACCTGCTCATCCGGCCGAGCACTTGGACTCACCTGCTCAG ACCATGATGATGTCAGgctggtgggaggagccagCCACTGCTCTGGTGAACTACAGGTGAAACATGATGGAGTCTGGAGAGGACTCGATTCCATAAACTGGAACGTGAAGACACCAAATATAATATGTCTTCATCTGGACTGTGGCTCCTCAGTTTCACCACGAATGACAAAATATTCTTCACTATGTCCTGTGTGGAGGATCGACTCGTCCTGTGTTCAGTCCACAGATCAACTGAGAGAATGTTTGACAACAGGTTCTACATGGAGCCCTTACAGCTGGTTCATCACCTGCTCAG AGTCCGTCAGGCTGAACGGGACCAACCGGTGTTCAGGCCGACTGGAGGTGAAGTCCGACGAGTCGTGGTCATCGGTGTGTGAAGGGGAGTTTGACCAGCAGGTTGCAGAGGTGGTCTGCAGGGAGCTGGACTGTGGGGCTCCTTCAGTCCTCCAGGGGGCGCTCTATGGAGAAGTGGAGGCTCCAGTGTGGAGCAGAGAGTTCCAGTGTGAAGGAAATGAGTCTCATCTCCTGGAGTGTCACAGATCAACCTGCTCATCCGGCCGAGCACTTGGACTCACCTGCTCAG ACCATGATGATGTCAGgctggtgggaggagccagCCACTGCTCTGGTGACCTGGAGATGAACCACCAGAGAGAGTGGAGACCAGTGGCTGTCTGGGGTGGATGGAACCAGATGTTGGCAGATAAAGTTTGCACACATCTGGATTGTGGTTCTGTTGTTTCAACAAACGTAACAAATGATTCTCCAGGCAGATCTGAGTGGATGATCCACTATAACTGTGTTCAGTCGAAATCTGCACTCAGGGAATGTGTGATgctgactgatgatgatgaaaccaACAAAGGCATCAGAGTGATTTGCTCAG AGTCCGTCAGGCTGAACGGGACCAACCGGTGCTCAGGCCGACTGGAGGTGAAGTCCGACGAGTCGTGGTCATCGGTGTGTGAAGGGGAGTTTGACCAGCAGGTTGCAGAGGTGGTCTGCAGGGAGCTGGACTGTGGGGCTCCTTCAGTCCTCCAGGGGGCGCTCTATGGAGAAGTGGAGGCTCCAGTGTGGAGCAGAGAGTTCCAGTGTGAAGGAAATGAGTCTCATCTCCTGGAGTGTCACAGATCAACCTGCTCATCCGGCCGAGCACTTGGACTCACCTGCTCAG GTCCACGCAGAGTCAGGTTGGTGGGAGGAGCCAGTCGCTGCGCTGGTGAACTGGAGATGAACCACCAGAGAGAGTGGAGACCAGTGACTGTCGGGGTTGGATGGAACCAGATATCAGTGGATAAAGTTTGCACACATCTGGATTGTGGATCTGCTGTTTCAACAAAAGTTACAGATAATTCTCCATACAGACCTGTGTGGTGGATCGATAACGACTGTGTCCAGTCCGAATCTGCACTCAGGGAATGTGTGAAGCTGTCTGATCTATATAAAACCAAGAAAGGCCATGAAGTGATCTGCTCAG gTTTGCTGGTTCAGCCAAACGTCTCCGTCTCGCCAATTGTTGGGGTCTCCGGGGCCGAGCAGCAGGGGTATCATGTGCTCCTGGGCTCCAGCTTCACCGTCACGTGTTCTACTGAACCACAGTACCAAGGAGGCTCCTTCCACCTTCTCTTCACCACCTCCGACACGGCACACAACTACACCCTaccggctgtcaatcactccgcccacttcctgttccctgcTGCGCGCAGCGCCCACCGAGGGGACTACACATGTGTTTACCACGCCTACGTTTTCTCCTATAACTTCTCTTCCGAGAGCCGGCCTCTCCATGTCATTGTCTCAG CTTCTGTGACTGATCTGATCATCAGATGTGTcgtggtgctgctgcttctgaCGGTGTCGACCCTCATCCTCTACTTCCACTTCAAG GCCGAAGGACGCCGGAGGAGACAGAGGCCTGAGACTCGTCAGCGCCCCCGCAGGTCAACAGCTGCATCACGCGTCAACGTAGAGTAA
- the zgc:101731 gene encoding SNARE_SNAP25N and SNARE_SNAP23C domain-containing protein isoform X1 → MASDPPVLTEQQELQRRANQVTDESLESTRRMMQLVEESKDAGIRALVMLDEQGEQLERVEEGMDAVNRDMREAEKNLTDMAACCGLCFWPIRKLKAFEESGAYKAVWGGASGQDGVVSNQPPSSRVVDEREQMIMSGGYIRRVTDDAREDEMEENLAHVGSIVGNLKSMALDMGNEINSQNDQIDRIEGKAILNVSRIDAANQKANNLMKR, encoded by the exons ATGGCATCAGACCCGCCCGTCttgacagagcagcaggagctgcagaggagagccAATCAGGTCACAGATGAG TCTCTGGAAAGCACGAGGCGGATGatgcagctggtggaggag AGTAAAGACGCCGGGATCAGAGCTTTGGTGATGCTCGATGAACAAGGAG agcagctggagCGTGTCGAGGAAGGCATGGACGCCGTCAACAGGGACATGAGGGAGGCGGAGAAGAACCTGACGGACATGGCCGCTTGCTGTGGTCTGTGCTTCTGGCCAATCAGGAA ACTCAAGGCCTTCGAGGAGAGCGGGGCCTACAAGGCGGTGTGGGGCGGAGCCTCCGGTCAGGACGGCGTCGTGTCCAATCAGCCGCCGTCGTCGCGCGTCGTCGACGAGCGGGAGCAGATGATCATGAGCGGAGGATACATACGGAG GGTGACCGACGACGCCCGCGAGGACGAGATGGAGGAGAACCTGGCTCACGTCGGGAGCATCGTGGGGAACCTGAAGAGCATGGCCCTGGACATGGGCAACGAGATCAACTCGCAGAACGACCAGATCGACCGCATCGAGGGCAAG GCCATCCTCAACGTGTCCCGCATCGACGCCGCCAACCAGAAAGCGAATAACCTCATGAAACGATAG